The Pseudomonas fluorescens genome includes a window with the following:
- a CDS encoding sulfite exporter TauE/SafE family protein → MEFVLYLLLGACAGVLAGLFGVGGGIIIVPVLVFSFTLQGFDPQVLTHLAVGTSLASIIFTSVNAVREHQRKGAVRWPVFAWMTVGILIGAGFGAITAEAISGPHLQKIIGVFALIVALQLALDFKPNASRSVPGKAGLTLAGTVIGWASAIFGIGGGSLTVPFLTWRSVPMQQAVATSSACGLPIAVVSALSFMILGWHDPLLPAHSLGFVYLPALLGIALTSMVFARFGARLAHRLSPRLLKRLFAALLFCVGLSFLF, encoded by the coding sequence GTGGAATTTGTGCTCTATCTGCTGCTCGGCGCCTGCGCCGGCGTGTTGGCCGGGTTGTTCGGCGTGGGGGGCGGGATCATCATCGTCCCGGTGCTGGTGTTCAGTTTCACCCTGCAGGGCTTCGACCCGCAGGTGCTGACGCACCTGGCCGTCGGCACCTCGCTGGCATCGATCATCTTCACCTCGGTCAATGCCGTACGCGAGCATCAACGCAAAGGCGCAGTGCGCTGGCCGGTGTTCGCCTGGATGACCGTCGGCATCCTGATCGGTGCCGGATTCGGCGCGATCACCGCCGAAGCGATTTCCGGCCCGCACCTGCAAAAGATCATCGGCGTGTTCGCCCTGATCGTTGCTCTGCAATTGGCCCTGGATTTCAAGCCCAACGCCAGTCGCAGCGTACCGGGCAAGGCCGGACTGACCCTGGCCGGCACGGTGATCGGCTGGGCCTCGGCGATTTTCGGCATCGGCGGCGGTTCGCTGACCGTGCCGTTCCTGACCTGGCGCAGCGTGCCGATGCAGCAAGCGGTCGCGACCTCATCGGCCTGCGGACTGCCCATCGCCGTGGTCAGTGCACTAAGTTTCATGATTCTGGGCTGGCACGATCCGCTGCTGCCGGCCCATAGTCTCGGTTTTGTGTATTTGCCGGCGTTGCTGGGCATCGCCCTGACCAGCATGGTCTTCGCCCGCTTCGGTGCGCGACTGGCCCATCGCCTGTCGCCGCGCTTGCTCAAGCGGCTGTTCGCCGCCTTGCTATTCTGCGTGGGCTTGAGTTTTCTGTTCTGA
- a CDS encoding NRDE family protein — protein sequence MCLIVFAWRPGHAQPLIVAANRDEFYARPTLPLAQWPDAPHVHAGRDLEAGGTWLGIGAEGRFAALTNIRDPGQLPAFKSRGELVARFLTGNLSITEYLSEIVPRASEYGGFNLLLGDGVELWHHNARDTQPQRLDEGLYGLSNAGLNTPWPKLLKARAALGEVLDDPQPEALLTLLNDPRPAPVAELPDTGVGVATEMLLSSVFIASPAYGTRASTALIVHADGTRQMVERSFGPHGGHLGEVELHIECL from the coding sequence ATGTGCCTGATCGTATTTGCCTGGCGCCCCGGCCATGCCCAGCCGCTGATCGTGGCGGCCAACCGCGACGAGTTCTACGCCCGGCCGACCTTGCCCCTTGCCCAGTGGCCTGATGCGCCCCATGTGCATGCTGGTCGCGACCTGGAGGCTGGCGGCACCTGGCTTGGCATTGGCGCCGAAGGGCGCTTTGCGGCGCTGACCAACATCCGAGACCCGGGCCAGTTGCCGGCATTCAAGTCGCGCGGCGAACTGGTGGCGCGGTTCCTGACCGGAAATCTTTCGATTACTGAGTATTTGAGCGAAATCGTGCCCCGCGCCAGCGAGTATGGTGGGTTCAACCTGCTGCTCGGCGATGGCGTCGAGCTGTGGCACCACAACGCCCGCGATACCCAGCCGCAGCGGTTGGACGAGGGGCTCTATGGCTTGTCGAACGCTGGGTTGAACACGCCATGGCCCAAGTTGCTCAAAGCCCGCGCGGCGCTGGGCGAGGTGCTGGACGATCCGCAGCCCGAGGCACTGCTTACGCTGCTGAACGACCCGCGGCCTGCTCCGGTGGCTGAGCTGCCTGATACCGGGGTGGGAGTGGCGACCGAGATGCTGCTATCGAGTGTGTTCATCGCCAGCCCGGCTTACGGGACGCGGGCGAGTACGGCGCTGATTGTCCATGCCGATGGGACGCGGCAGATGGTCGAGCGCAGTTTCGGGCCCCATGGGGGGCATTTGGGGGAGGTGGAGCTGCACATTGAATGCCTGTGA
- the lgt gene encoding prolipoprotein diacylglyceryl transferase, with protein sequence MLPYPQIDPVALAIGPLKIHWYGLMYLIGIGGAWWLASRRLNRFDPTWNKEKLSDLVFWLSMGVIVGGRLGYVLFYDLSAYLANPTLIFEVWKGGMSFHGGFIGVMLAALWFGKRNNKSFFELMDFVAPMVPIGLGAGRIGNFINAELWGKPTDVPWAMIFPPFSDPAQLPRHPSQLYQFALEGVALFLILWLFSRKPRPTMAVSGMFALFYGIFRFIVEFVRVPDAQLGYLAWNWLTMGQVLCLPMIIGGLALIWLAYHRAPAAAAKV encoded by the coding sequence ATGCTGCCTTACCCGCAGATCGATCCGGTGGCCTTGGCCATCGGCCCGCTGAAAATCCACTGGTACGGCCTGATGTACCTGATCGGCATCGGCGGCGCCTGGTGGCTGGCGTCGCGTCGGCTCAACCGTTTCGACCCGACCTGGAACAAGGAAAAGCTCTCGGACCTGGTGTTCTGGCTGTCCATGGGCGTGATCGTCGGCGGGCGCCTGGGCTACGTGCTGTTCTACGACCTGAGTGCGTACCTGGCCAACCCGACGCTGATCTTTGAAGTCTGGAAGGGTGGCATGTCGTTCCACGGCGGGTTCATCGGCGTAATGCTGGCGGCGTTGTGGTTCGGCAAGCGCAACAACAAATCGTTTTTCGAGCTGATGGACTTCGTCGCGCCGATGGTGCCGATCGGCCTGGGCGCCGGGCGCATCGGCAACTTCATCAATGCCGAATTGTGGGGCAAGCCGACCGACGTGCCGTGGGCGATGATCTTCCCGCCGTTCAGCGACCCGGCGCAGTTGCCGCGCCACCCGTCGCAGCTTTACCAGTTTGCCCTCGAAGGCGTGGCATTGTTCCTGATCCTCTGGCTGTTCTCGCGCAAGCCGCGGCCGACCATGGCGGTGTCGGGCATGTTCGCGCTGTTCTACGGGATCTTCCGTTTCATCGTTGAATTCGTCCGCGTACCGGACGCCCAGCTCGGCTATCTGGCGTGGAACTGGCTGACCATGGGCCAGGTGTTGTGCTTGCCGATGATCATCGGCGGCCTGGCGCTGATCTGGCTGGCTTATCATCGCGCGCCGGCTGCGGCGGCCAAGGTTTAA